A genomic window from Cytobacillus suaedae includes:
- a CDS encoding permease produces MIMETVKSFIGIALELTILFIGISFLISLVQGLIPYKKIERVLVGKNKLVGALFALIFAFITPFCSCSTIPVVVNMLNKKLPFGLIMVFLFASPLLDPTILTIMGVYLGWKVTIIYTIVTAVFSVIIGFTLEALGFERSVKNVVMTGFNEQNEKKFDVKGAWKETLGLMKSVYPYLLIGAGIGAIIQGFVPTEFISGLFGEERWWLVPVAAIIGIPLYIRLSTMIPISQILIMKGMALGPVMAMMISSVGASLPEVILLKSIFKKELVFTFVGSVIVMSTISGFIFYIV; encoded by the coding sequence ATGATAATGGAAACTGTCAAAAGCTTCATAGGAATTGCTTTAGAATTAACCATCTTATTTATTGGAATTTCATTTTTAATCAGCCTGGTGCAAGGGCTTATACCTTATAAGAAAATTGAAAGAGTCTTAGTTGGCAAAAACAAATTAGTTGGAGCACTATTTGCACTCATCTTTGCTTTTATTACACCTTTTTGTTCATGCTCAACGATCCCGGTCGTAGTCAACATGCTTAATAAAAAACTACCATTTGGACTAATTATGGTTTTCCTGTTTGCCTCACCATTACTAGACCCTACGATTTTAACAATTATGGGAGTATACTTAGGCTGGAAGGTAACTATCATTTATACAATCGTAACAGCTGTATTCTCGGTAATTATCGGATTTACACTAGAGGCACTTGGTTTTGAGCGTTCAGTTAAAAATGTAGTGATGACAGGCTTTAATGAGCAGAATGAGAAAAAATTTGATGTTAAAGGTGCCTGGAAAGAGACACTTGGGTTAATGAAGAGTGTATATCCATACTTACTAATTGGTGCTGGAATCGGAGCCATTATCCAAGGGTTTGTTCCAACTGAATTCATTTCGGGTTTATTTGGGGAAGAACGTTGGTGGTTAGTACCTGTGGCAGCAATCATTGGGATTCCACTATATATTAGATTGTCTACTATGATTCCAATTTCGCAAATACTTATCATGAAGGGAATGGCACTAGGTCCAGTAATGGCAATGATGATCAGCTCTGTCGGTGCCAGTTTACCAGAAGTCATTCTATTAAAATCAATCTTCAAGAAAGAACTCGTGTTTACATTCGTAGGGTCAGTCATAGTTATGTCAACAATATCAGGATTTATCTTTTATATTGTGTAG
- a CDS encoding endo alpha-1,4 polygalactosaminidase, which translates to MVSKFVLVAFSLGFSFLMFTLSIFYPNPLKEVSDYKVYYGAVNDEIIEELGSLDLAIIEPHQFTQEQADRINRTKAITLGYISIMELEMWNKEFVAKVNESDYYYVNNEKVLVPAWNTYIMDISNPHYRQIIMEEIEEEIIAKGFQGIFLDTVGDIDDYFKDKPKDQEVLRKGYVTLLKEIKRKYPKLILAQNWGFDTYKTSSFPYIDGIFWEDFNATKLKTSKWSQNWISYFKEKESKGNLAVFTIAPDEAGKKYSEELGFSSYINENDVYNNWTK; encoded by the coding sequence ATGGTTAGTAAGTTTGTGCTGGTTGCCTTTTCATTGGGGTTTAGTTTTTTAATGTTCACCCTTTCTATTTTTTATCCTAATCCGTTAAAAGAGGTTTCGGATTATAAGGTTTATTATGGTGCTGTAAATGATGAGATTATTGAAGAGTTGGGCTCACTTGATTTGGCTATTATTGAGCCTCACCAGTTTACTCAAGAACAAGCAGATCGAATTAATCGTACGAAAGCAATAACACTTGGCTATATAAGTATTATGGAGCTTGAGATGTGGAATAAAGAGTTTGTGGCTAAGGTTAACGAGTCTGATTACTATTATGTAAATAATGAAAAGGTGCTTGTACCTGCTTGGAACACATATATTATGGACATTTCAAACCCGCATTACCGTCAGATTATTATGGAAGAAATTGAAGAAGAGATCATCGCGAAAGGCTTCCAAGGGATTTTCCTTGATACTGTGGGAGATATTGATGATTATTTTAAAGATAAACCAAAGGATCAAGAAGTTTTAAGAAAAGGCTATGTAACTTTATTAAAAGAAATTAAGAGAAAGTACCCGAAATTGATTTTAGCCCAAAATTGGGGATTTGATACATATAAAACTTCTTCCTTCCCTTATATAGACGGGATATTTTGGGAAGATTTCAATGCAACCAAATTAAAGACGAGCAAATGGAGTCAAAATTGGATTTCTTATTTTAAAGAAAAAGAAAGTAAAGGAAATCTAGCAGTTTTTACAATTGCTCCTGATGAAGCTGGGAAGAAATATAGTGAAGAGCTTGGCTTTAGCTCATATATTAATGAAAACGATGTCTATAACAATTGGACAAAATAA
- the pelG gene encoding exopolysaccharide Pel transporter PelG, with the protein MAGIGFQLKKLFNENGLFNTIRAYSYSAVVTIGPMALCILLITVAQNLLEAAGTSYAERQLFTAAVQYAFIFSQILTGGFNLILSRFVADKTFLKKEDEVLSSLYGSVAICIMIGGVSSWIFYKDSPLPISFKLASYLLFTELIIIWLQCMYVSALKDYLKIVKSFMVGTSVSILSVLACIYLFEWNNAFALLLCFNLGFLTIILRFMSHIREFFSVNDQDYFQFLSYLEKYPLLFLGGMFYTFGLYGHNIVVWQGELQVIIQETFLVAPYYDVPVFFAYLTILPALVIFMVSVETSFYEKYKAYYERILQSSPLKDILNAKQDLYSIIRIELAFITEIQLIVMICSIAAGIELLPLLGLTLEQIHIFIIVTIGNLFFVLMYTIVLLLLYFDDQKGAFGTTLFFGMTSTIFTIVALYLDHYGFSIFFASALSLLIVISRFASYLNNLDYYTFCAQPLVFKEKVLRTDQFLEKFRDKNK; encoded by the coding sequence ATGGCAGGTATAGGCTTTCAGTTGAAAAAACTATTTAATGAGAATGGACTATTTAATACAATACGAGCCTATAGTTACTCAGCAGTCGTAACAATTGGACCCATGGCTTTATGTATTTTGTTAATCACTGTTGCCCAAAATCTCTTAGAAGCGGCAGGGACGTCATACGCAGAAAGGCAATTATTCACTGCAGCTGTTCAATATGCCTTCATCTTTTCACAAATCCTTACAGGGGGATTTAATTTAATTCTCTCTCGGTTTGTGGCGGACAAGACCTTCTTAAAAAAAGAAGATGAGGTCCTTTCATCACTATATGGTTCAGTTGCCATCTGTATCATGATTGGTGGAGTTAGTTCCTGGATTTTTTATAAGGACTCTCCTCTTCCAATTTCATTTAAACTGGCATCTTACTTGCTTTTTACTGAGCTCATTATTATTTGGTTACAGTGTATGTATGTCTCAGCTTTAAAGGATTATTTGAAAATAGTAAAAAGCTTTATGGTAGGGACATCAGTTTCTATCCTTTCCGTTTTAGCATGTATCTATCTTTTTGAGTGGAACAATGCATTTGCACTACTCCTATGTTTTAATCTAGGATTTTTAACGATTATCTTACGATTCATGAGCCACATTAGAGAGTTTTTTTCCGTGAATGATCAAGATTATTTTCAGTTTTTAAGCTATCTTGAAAAATACCCTCTTCTTTTTTTAGGGGGAATGTTCTATACCTTTGGATTGTACGGTCATAATATTGTAGTCTGGCAGGGCGAGTTGCAAGTCATCATTCAGGAGACATTCTTAGTAGCACCTTATTATGATGTTCCCGTATTCTTTGCCTACTTAACCATTCTGCCAGCCCTTGTTATTTTTATGGTGTCAGTTGAAACATCCTTTTATGAAAAATACAAAGCGTATTATGAGCGAATTTTACAATCGTCACCTTTAAAGGATATCCTAAACGCGAAACAAGACTTGTATTCTATCATAAGAATCGAGTTAGCATTTATCACAGAAATTCAATTAATCGTAATGATTTGCAGTATTGCAGCAGGAATTGAACTGTTACCTTTACTGGGGTTAACATTGGAGCAAATTCATATTTTTATAATTGTTACGATTGGGAATTTATTCTTTGTATTAATGTATACAATTGTCCTTCTCCTACTGTATTTTGATGACCAAAAAGGGGCATTTGGAACAACGTTATTTTTCGGCATGACAAGTACCATTTTTACAATTGTGGCCTTATACCTGGACCATTATGGATTCTCAATCTTTTTTGCATCGGCATTAAGTCTTCTGATTGTCATTTCTCGATTTGCGTCTTATTTAAACAATCTTGACTATTATACATTCTGTGCACAACCCCTGGTCTTTAAGGAGAAGGTTTTGCGAACCGATCAATTTTTGGAAAAGTTTCGAGATAAGAATAAATGA
- the pelF gene encoding GT4 family glycosyltransferase PelF produces MKICIIAEGSYPYITGGVSSWIQSLIQSMPEHQFIIYAIGAEEKLRGNFKYKLPENVLGVEEIFLDSYLTDEPRWGKRYKLTDIEKVALRSLLDSSSSDWQVLFNLFSSKKLDSVSNFLTSKDFYDIIQEVCLDKYAHLPFTDMYWTLRSMVLPLFLSIVHPVPKADLYHSVSTGYAGVIGSLAKYRYKKPYIVTEHGIYTREREEEIIKADWVKGHFKELWIQYFYNMSNCAYHFTDQVVTLFQKNKEVQIDIGCPEEKIKIIPNGVVQQSQNRTDGRIDPDVINIGAIVRIVPIKDIKTLLHSFALVKREIPKAVLYIMGPSDENEEYLEECMFLMNNIELQDVIFTGEVDVNEYMVRMDLLVLSSISEGQPLAVLEGMAAGKPYVTTDVGSCKELLYGNNDEYGQAGIVVPIMHYTQMAQAIIKLCKSEQLRKNMGLNGRERASSLYTKEAFINSYKSLYNELVELSWQV; encoded by the coding sequence ATGAAAATTTGTATCATTGCTGAAGGTTCTTATCCTTATATTACAGGTGGAGTATCAAGCTGGATTCAATCACTTATTCAAAGCATGCCAGAACATCAGTTTATTATTTACGCAATAGGAGCTGAGGAAAAACTTAGAGGTAACTTCAAATACAAATTACCTGAAAATGTTCTAGGTGTAGAAGAGATTTTCCTAGATTCATATTTAACAGATGAACCGAGATGGGGAAAAAGATACAAGTTAACAGATATTGAAAAGGTAGCCCTTCGATCGTTATTAGATAGTTCATCATCAGATTGGCAAGTGCTATTCAACCTCTTTTCAAGTAAAAAATTGGATTCGGTAAGCAACTTTCTAACGAGTAAAGATTTTTACGATATTATCCAAGAGGTTTGTTTAGACAAGTATGCCCACCTTCCTTTTACAGATATGTACTGGACTTTACGATCTATGGTGCTTCCTTTATTTTTAAGTATTGTTCATCCAGTTCCGAAAGCCGATTTATATCATAGTGTATCAACTGGGTACGCAGGGGTAATTGGAAGCCTGGCAAAATATCGGTATAAAAAACCATACATAGTAACTGAGCATGGAATTTATACACGTGAACGCGAGGAAGAGATTATCAAGGCGGACTGGGTAAAAGGGCATTTCAAAGAATTGTGGATACAATATTTTTACAATATGTCTAACTGTGCATATCATTTTACAGACCAAGTCGTTACTCTTTTTCAAAAAAACAAAGAGGTTCAAATCGACATTGGCTGCCCAGAGGAAAAGATAAAAATCATTCCTAATGGAGTTGTTCAACAAAGTCAGAATCGAACGGATGGAAGAATTGATCCTGATGTTATTAATATTGGTGCTATTGTTCGTATTGTACCAATTAAAGACATCAAAACATTACTTCACAGCTTTGCCTTAGTTAAGCGGGAAATTCCTAAGGCAGTGTTATATATTATGGGGCCTTCCGATGAAAATGAGGAGTACCTTGAGGAATGCATGTTTCTTATGAATAATATCGAGCTTCAGGATGTCATTTTTACAGGTGAAGTGGATGTGAACGAATATATGGTGCGGATGGACCTACTCGTTTTATCAAGTATTAGTGAAGGGCAGCCATTAGCCGTACTTGAAGGAATGGCAGCAGGAAAACCGTACGTGACTACTGATGTTGGCAGTTGTAAGGAATTACTCTATGGAAATAATGATGAGTATGGACAGGCAGGAATTGTAGTCCCGATTATGCATTATACTCAGATGGCACAAGCCATTATAAAGCTTTGTAAAAGTGAACAATTAAGAAAAAACATGGGGTTAAATGGAAGGGAAAGAGCTTCTTCATTGTATACGAAAGAGGCATTTATTAATAGTTATAAATCCCTCTATAATGAATTGGTGGAATTGTCATGGCAGGTATAG
- a CDS encoding DUF2194 domain-containing protein, producing MIETFKIKRTMYIILLVVFIVGMMIEVARSNTVLQFNPFAEQAETFEPISLPESLTSTLDQETFLLLKNPDSEISVQLSANISQTLAYMQKEVEEIQASGLPESLTSYSGIIITFEDVSLFEDFWKIEEYVNDGGSVFFALRPGLSTDLTDLYGKIGIAEPGVFGTAHGIEFLSNLLIKNKGLVMESDFLENSSLTVKLKPETKIHMKSVNHIPLLWDVSFGKGRFVVFNGTMLLSKNNRGLLTGAISLMKEDMIYPIFNMKLAYIDDFPAPFPKGVNKDIFEEYGLDIEDFYRNIWWPSIQKGAAKYDLKYSGYLIQTYNDRVQGPFETNNREQYNMIKYGRELLKMNGELGIHGYNHQSLITDVDKVADLGYNAWGNKEDMVEALKQVSKFVQDVYPAVTMQSYVPPSNIIDETGLAALQETIPSIKVISSLYLAGEAGRSFVQEYTLDETFIHLPRLTSGYKYTDMNKWTIANALTSIGVFSHFIHPDDILDKERAYFMSWEELSKEYDGMLHSINTEYPWLKSRTATEAGNWLKHMLNTEIYMEKKEDQINVYIDEFPGIVYFILRTDKKVTDTKECTVDKIDNGVYLVTAKKEIIKIGLGE from the coding sequence ATGATTGAAACCTTTAAAATAAAGAGAACAATGTACATTATCCTCCTCGTGGTTTTTATTGTTGGAATGATGATTGAAGTGGCAAGGTCAAACACTGTTCTTCAATTTAATCCATTTGCTGAACAAGCGGAAACGTTTGAACCAATTAGTCTACCTGAAAGTCTGACGTCGACGTTGGATCAGGAAACATTCTTACTACTAAAAAATCCAGATAGTGAGATAAGTGTACAATTATCAGCCAATATTTCTCAAACCTTAGCATATATGCAGAAAGAAGTAGAAGAAATACAGGCTTCAGGATTACCAGAATCTCTTACAAGCTATTCTGGAATCATTATTACCTTTGAGGATGTAAGCCTATTTGAGGATTTTTGGAAAATTGAAGAGTATGTAAATGATGGAGGAAGTGTGTTCTTTGCATTAAGGCCTGGACTAAGCACGGACTTAACTGACTTATATGGAAAAATTGGAATTGCTGAGCCTGGCGTGTTTGGAACTGCACATGGTATTGAGTTTTTGTCAAACCTTCTAATAAAAAATAAAGGATTGGTCATGGAATCTGATTTTCTCGAGAATTCCTCTCTTACAGTGAAGCTCAAACCAGAGACTAAAATTCATATGAAATCGGTCAATCATATACCCCTATTATGGGACGTCTCATTTGGAAAAGGTAGATTTGTCGTATTCAATGGAACAATGTTACTATCTAAAAACAATCGGGGGCTATTAACTGGTGCTATCAGCTTGATGAAGGAGGATATGATTTATCCTATTTTTAATATGAAGCTTGCGTACATTGATGATTTTCCTGCACCGTTTCCGAAAGGTGTCAATAAAGATATCTTTGAAGAGTATGGCCTAGATATAGAGGATTTCTATCGAAACATATGGTGGCCCTCTATTCAAAAAGGTGCAGCAAAGTACGATCTCAAATATAGTGGTTATTTAATACAAACATATAATGATAGAGTTCAAGGTCCTTTTGAAACAAATAATCGTGAACAATATAATATGATCAAATATGGACGAGAGTTATTGAAGATGAATGGAGAACTTGGGATTCATGGTTATAATCATCAATCACTAATAACTGATGTAGATAAGGTGGCAGACCTTGGTTATAATGCCTGGGGAAATAAAGAAGATATGGTTGAAGCACTGAAACAGGTCTCGAAGTTTGTCCAAGATGTATACCCGGCAGTTACCATGCAATCCTATGTACCACCTTCCAATATAATAGATGAAACTGGTCTTGCTGCTCTTCAAGAAACCATTCCTTCGATAAAGGTTATTTCTTCTTTATACTTAGCTGGAGAAGCAGGTAGGTCTTTTGTACAGGAATACACATTAGATGAGACATTCATTCATCTTCCAAGGCTAACATCCGGTTATAAGTATACTGATATGAATAAATGGACGATTGCTAACGCCCTTACATCCATTGGTGTATTCTCTCATTTTATCCATCCAGATGACATTCTAGATAAAGAGCGTGCATACTTCATGAGCTGGGAGGAGCTATCCAAAGAATATGATGGTATGCTACATTCGATAAACACAGAATATCCTTGGCTTAAGAGCCGAACAGCAACAGAAGCAGGTAACTGGCTTAAACATATGTTAAATACTGAGATTTATATGGAGAAAAAAGAAGATCAGATCAATGTGTATATTGATGAATTTCCAGGAATCGTTTACTTTATTCTTCGCACTGACAAGAAAGTGACGGATACGAAAGAGTGTACCGTTGATAAGATTGATAACGGAGTTTACCTTGTTACTGCAAAAAAAGAAATTATTAAAATAGGACTTGGTGAATAG
- a CDS encoding GDP-mannose 4,6-dehydratase, with translation MNVLVTGGYGFIGSFVAEKFYREGHKVFILDNLSTGNKQNVAFRHKYAILDVDNDGCEEIFRINKFDVVIHLAAQVDVKTSLENPVWDTKTNVYGLTNMLNLSAKYHVQKFIFASSAAVYGLNETIPLDEQSACDPISPYGLNKWIGESYCKKWMDMYHLNTLCFRFSNVYGPRQGVSGEGGVVSSFITRLLDNKPLHVYGDGTQTRDFIYVEDIAEGIYQSVVNDLSGIYNLSSNEQTSVNEMIEALGEITKVTDIEYKDSRPGDIKHSRLDNSNVLQQLDWKLKYTLREGLAKTYNWFVENETNKPNESTIKDGYLIQLLRILKVYLPFIENVFLFILTVLIELAAQHAFETIDFKILYILFIGIWLGKNQSILASGLTIILYTHNQLLNGREIISLLIDEETLLNFSIYIFLGIVSGYVVDRKKAKEQATRRELVALQGKYSFLSEIYHETRKMKDELQTQIINSEDSIGKIYSVVKRLDSLEKEQIYAEAITVLEKILKTNSVAIYIPGQNGPFLRLISNSKNLNQLIPRSIRSDESPELKQVCTTHQIFINKELCSDVPMIMAPIVKDEKVIALICLYDVEFNQLTLNYKNQLKVVVDLISVSLARAYEYVRATNGERYIRGTVILEPGHFSSILNYKKKMKEDLGIEYTVLELPWTPDFKRNILQLERSLRETDYIGMDEHGYTYLLFSNTSDIEAEKVIQRLHEQGIPVKKITRENVYE, from the coding sequence TTGAATGTGCTGGTTACTGGCGGATATGGATTTATTGGATCTTTTGTAGCCGAAAAGTTTTATCGGGAGGGACATAAGGTTTTTATCCTGGATAACTTATCGACAGGAAATAAGCAGAATGTAGCCTTTAGGCATAAGTATGCCATTTTGGATGTTGACAATGATGGCTGTGAAGAGATCTTTAGAATAAATAAATTTGATGTTGTGATTCATTTAGCTGCCCAAGTAGATGTTAAAACATCACTAGAAAACCCCGTATGGGACACAAAAACCAATGTATACGGTTTAACCAATATGTTAAATCTTTCAGCAAAGTATCATGTTCAAAAGTTCATTTTTGCTTCATCTGCAGCAGTCTATGGTTTAAATGAAACTATCCCTTTAGATGAACAATCAGCATGTGATCCAATTTCTCCTTATGGGTTAAATAAATGGATCGGTGAAAGCTATTGTAAAAAATGGATGGACATGTACCACCTGAATACGCTTTGTTTTCGTTTCTCAAATGTTTATGGTCCTAGACAAGGTGTATCAGGAGAGGGTGGAGTGGTCTCTAGTTTTATTACAAGATTACTAGATAATAAGCCTCTTCATGTATACGGTGATGGTACACAAACAAGAGATTTCATCTATGTTGAGGATATTGCTGAAGGAATTTATCAGTCAGTTGTCAATGATCTATCTGGTATATACAACTTATCAAGTAATGAGCAAACAAGTGTTAATGAAATGATTGAAGCACTTGGTGAAATAACAAAAGTAACAGATATTGAATATAAGGATTCTCGGCCAGGTGATATTAAGCACTCCAGGCTTGATAATAGTAACGTTCTTCAACAATTGGACTGGAAGCTAAAGTACACACTAAGGGAAGGGTTAGCAAAAACGTACAACTGGTTTGTAGAAAATGAAACAAATAAACCAAATGAGTCAACCATTAAAGATGGTTATCTAATCCAACTACTTAGAATACTAAAAGTATATCTACCTTTTATAGAGAATGTTTTTTTATTCATATTAACTGTTCTCATTGAATTGGCCGCGCAGCATGCGTTTGAAACAATTGATTTTAAAATATTATATATACTCTTTATTGGTATATGGCTCGGTAAAAATCAATCAATTCTAGCAAGTGGATTAACAATTATCTTATATACCCACAATCAATTACTAAATGGACGAGAGATTATTTCTCTGTTAATTGATGAGGAAACATTATTGAATTTTTCTATTTATATATTTCTTGGGATTGTTTCCGGATATGTTGTGGACCGAAAAAAAGCAAAGGAACAGGCTACACGAAGGGAATTAGTTGCCCTTCAGGGGAAGTACTCATTTCTCTCGGAAATCTATCATGAGACTAGAAAAATGAAAGATGAACTCCAAACTCAAATAATAAATAGCGAGGATAGCATCGGAAAGATATACTCGGTTGTCAAAAGGCTGGATAGCTTAGAGAAGGAGCAAATTTATGCTGAAGCTATTACAGTATTAGAAAAAATATTAAAAACCAATAGTGTTGCTATCTATATTCCGGGTCAAAATGGACCGTTTTTAAGGTTAATCTCAAATTCAAAAAACTTGAACCAATTAATTCCTAGGTCTATCAGGTCAGATGAATCACCAGAACTCAAACAGGTTTGTACTACTCATCAAATTTTTATAAATAAAGAATTGTGCTCAGATGTTCCTATGATTATGGCTCCTATCGTAAAAGATGAAAAGGTCATTGCTCTAATTTGTTTATACGATGTAGAGTTTAATCAACTTACCTTGAATTACAAAAATCAGCTTAAAGTTGTAGTAGATCTGATTTCAGTTTCATTAGCAAGAGCTTATGAATATGTTCGTGCGACAAATGGTGAACGGTATATTAGAGGTACAGTCATTTTGGAACCTGGCCACTTTTCGTCGATTTTGAATTATAAAAAGAAAATGAAAGAAGATTTAGGGATTGAATACACGGTCTTGGAACTTCCTTGGACACCTGACTTTAAGAGGAATATCCTTCAGCTGGAGAGGTCATTACGTGAAACCGACTATATTGGTATGGATGAACATGGATATACCTATTTGCTATTCTCAAATACGTCCGATATCGAGGCTGAAAAAGTCATTCAGAGACTTCATGAACAAGGTATACCTGTAAAAAAGATAACAAGGGAAAATGTGTATGAATGA
- a CDS encoding polysaccharide deacetylase family protein, whose translation MIKKLVLLSIMLLLFFSYPQQIEITMDDFIQYLFGSQDTITVVAKADIEMKGETVISDRTTPSEQVAGWSSTIDRDEWKGQFFTSSSLKIPIRRGALPTYRQIGFLERGQIFMAEESHTNIYDEIWIKINNGKISGWVPLDKLELFEGETNYLNKDVFTNKDTQVRREASFNERVTHNILEGTKLTLLSTYKVENETWYRVKEGEKSGWVHQSDLTNEISLSTDFYINHQDATIRRGADISYEVVSDLRNDQKVRATTLFINSKNEIWYKVILGDGKDGWIIGTSLSAVTTDKKTKVAFLTIDDGPTSYTNELLDILQEYNAKATFFMMDGSMKDYQYEVKRMVAEGHALGAHSVTHDKKLFYHSPSSALNEMMITRNTIEQITGINTNLMRVPYGSNPYMKKSYREAVNNEGFIMWDWNVDSLDWKLSGPDYVEYTLKQVREKDSRGEIPIILIHDRKTTIDHLPSLLTALEDLGYTLASLTEEIEPYQFKVKD comes from the coding sequence ATGATTAAAAAACTAGTCTTGCTTTCAATCATGTTATTGTTATTCTTTTCTTACCCTCAACAAATTGAAATCACTATGGATGATTTTATTCAGTATCTATTTGGTTCACAGGACACAATCACTGTTGTGGCTAAAGCAGATATAGAAATGAAAGGTGAAACAGTAATTTCTGATAGAACTACACCATCTGAACAGGTGGCAGGCTGGAGTAGTACAATAGATCGAGATGAATGGAAAGGTCAGTTCTTTACTAGTTCATCACTTAAAATCCCTATTAGAAGAGGTGCTTTGCCAACTTATAGACAGATTGGGTTCCTTGAACGGGGGCAAATTTTTATGGCCGAGGAAAGCCATACAAATATTTATGATGAAATATGGATTAAAATCAATAATGGAAAAATATCAGGCTGGGTGCCTTTAGATAAATTGGAACTGTTTGAAGGAGAGACGAATTATCTAAATAAAGATGTATTCACAAATAAGGATACTCAAGTTAGAAGAGAAGCGTCTTTTAATGAAAGGGTCACACACAATATTTTAGAAGGAACTAAACTTACATTATTAAGTACCTATAAGGTTGAAAATGAAACCTGGTATCGTGTCAAAGAGGGAGAAAAAAGTGGTTGGGTTCATCAATCTGACCTTACAAACGAAATCTCACTTTCTACTGATTTTTACATTAACCATCAAGATGCTACCATTCGTCGTGGGGCAGACATTAGTTATGAAGTTGTGTCTGATTTGAGAAATGACCAAAAAGTAAGAGCCACTACATTGTTTATTAATTCAAAAAATGAGATTTGGTATAAGGTTATTTTAGGGGATGGAAAAGATGGCTGGATCATTGGGACTTCACTTTCTGCTGTTACTACAGATAAAAAAACAAAAGTAGCGTTCCTCACAATTGATGATGGACCGACGAGCTATACAAATGAATTACTGGATATTTTACAGGAGTACAATGCCAAAGCAACCTTTTTTATGATGGATGGAAGTATGAAAGATTATCAGTACGAAGTAAAACGAATGGTTGCAGAAGGACATGCCTTAGGAGCTCATAGTGTTACACATGATAAAAAACTGTTTTACCACTCACCATCTTCTGCACTTAATGAAATGATGATAACGAGAAATACCATTGAACAAATAACTGGAATAAACACAAACTTAATGAGGGTACCGTACGGAAGTAACCCTTATATGAAAAAAAGCTACCGAGAGGCGGTCAATAACGAAGGTTTTATCATGTGGGATTGGAATGTAGATAGCTTAGATTGGAAGTTAAGTGGTCCAGACTATGTGGAATACACTCTTAAACAAGTGAGAGAGAAAGATAGTAGAGGAGAAATACCGATTATCCTTATACATGATCGAAAAACAACAATCGACCACTTGCCAAGTCTATTAACAGCTTTAGAAGATCTCGGATATACCCTGGCATCATTAACAGAAGAAATAGAGCCTTACCAGTTTAAAGTGAAAGACTAA